The Hyla sarda isolate aHylSar1 chromosome 3, aHylSar1.hap1, whole genome shotgun sequence genome contains the following window.
AGTAGGTACTGAGCGGTGATGCACATAGTTCTGTGTACAGCTGCTTCTGTAGAGTAGgtactgagcagtgatgcacATAGTACTGTGTACAGCTGCTTCTGTAGAGTAGGTACTGAGCGGTGATACACATAGTACTGTGTACAGCTGCTTCTGTAGAGTAGGTACTGAGCGGTGATACATATAGTACTGTGTACAGCTGCTTCTGTAAAGTAGGTGCTGAGCAGTGATGCACATAGTTCTGTGTACAGCTGCTTCTGTAAAGTAGgtactgagcagtgatgcacATAGTTCTGTGTACAGCTGCTTCTGTAGAGAAGGTACTGAGCGATGATGCACATAGTACTGTGTACAGCTGCTTCTGTAGAGAAGGTACTGAGCGGTGATGCACATAGTACTGTTGAGAAGGTGTAGGTGATGCACATAGTACTGTGTACCGCTGCTTCTGTAGAGTAGGTACTGAGCGGTGAGGCACATAGTACTGTTGAGAAGGTGTAGGTGATGCACATAGTACTGTGTACCGCTGCTTCTGTAGAGTAGGTACTGAGCGGTGAGGCACATAGTACTGTGTACAGCTGCTTCTGTAGAGTAGGTACTGAGCGGTGATGCACATAGTACTGTGACCAGCTGCTTCTGTAGAGTAGGTACTGAGCGGTGATGCACATAGTTCTGTGTACAGCTGCTTCTGTAGAGTAGGTACTGAGCGGTGATGCACATAGTTCTGTGTACAGCTGCTTCTGTAAAGTAGGTACTGAGCATTGATGCACATAGTACTGTGTACAGCTGCTTCTGTAGAGTAGGTACTGAGCGGTGATGCACATATTACTGTGACCAGCTGCTTCTGTAGAGTAGGTACTGAGCGGTGATTCACATAGTTCTGTGTACAGCTGCTTCTGTAGAGTAGgtactgagcagtgatgcacATAGTACTGTGTACAGCTGCTTCTGTAGAGTAGGTACTGAGCGGTGATGCACATAGTACTGTGTACAGCTGCTTCTGTAGAGTAGGTACTGAGCGGTGATGCACATAGTACTGTGTACAGCTGCTTCTGTAGAGTAGGTACTGAGCGGTGATGCACATAGTACTGTGTACAGCTGCTTCTGTAGAGTAGGTACTGAGCGGTGATGCACATAGTACTGTGTACAGCTGCTTCTGTAGAGTAGGTACTGAGCGGTGATGCACATAGTACTGTGTACAGCTGCTTCTGTAGAGTAGGTACTGAGCGGTGATGCACATAGTACTGTGTACAGCTGCTTCTGTAGAGTAGGTACTGAGCGGTGATGCACATAGTACTGTGTACAGCTGCTTCTGTAGAGTAGGTACTGAGCGGTGATGCACATAGTACTGTGTACAGCTGCTTCTGTAGCTGCTTTTGATCGACAAACACTACTGGTTAAGAGAAAGAAGGATCAGAATGATAATGAGGTAGTGCGATTTATATCAAGATATAATAAACAATGGGGCACAATGAAGAACATCTTTAAGAAATATTGGCCGATACTGTCCTGACGAAGTGGGGAGACCCACGAAACgacgtccgttgagggtgcacTGTGTCCCTGGATAGCCTGTGGGAACATGCCTATTACAGGTAGTGTTTTATGGATAATTATCTTTTTTGTATTAGCGGCGATTTTGTACTGAGATATACACTACCGTACTGATAATCTGAGTGAACCAATAACATAACTTATGCATTGTTCCTTACATTTACCATCTTGATAATCAGGACCAGGTCACTAGTGCTTAtctggggtatatgttttttaggggtgggtTTGTCTGTCCTTTAGTTTGTTACTAATTATTTAATAAagtttatattattttttcatgaattttgtatTATTGGTGTTTAATTCATGGTGACAATTGTAGGAGTAGTACCATAGGTGGTTTTTTGTTACCATTTCTATTGGTTTAACATTTCAGAGGAAGAGTGTAGGTTATATTCTGTAGAGTAGGTACTGAGCGGTGATGCACACAGTAATGTGTCCAGTAagtactgagcagtgatgcacATAGTTCTGTGTACAGCTGCTTCTGTACAGTAGTGTAAGCTTACTATTAGGCTGCAAGATCTGaagattattattatgattaatatatatgtatatatttataaaatttatttttttcaaagggggtttggaaaataaaagaaattaataaaaatcttCAACATTGGTTCAATAGGAATATAGAGCGCATGCAGACCATGAATTGTGCCTGTATttgtatgtgtgcgtgtatgaGCGTGCATTCTCAATAATCAACTGGTAAAATACACCGCAGGAATCCGAGGCCGCCCTATGAACGTCTGTGTCACATACTGCACGATGCCGTGTGAACCTACAATATACAGAGCAAGTCTATGCAAAAACATGACCATAAATAAAAGGTATTATATATAGATTTATGGttgaaatgtaaattaaaaaaaatgcttaacttTGTATTTCTGGAGTGGAGCTGAATGGTAGTTTTTGATGCACTAATCTTTTGTACATGTGGGGGCGCTATTACATTCACCTGTCTATTGTCTGCTTTCAGTATAAGGCAGTATAAGACAGTTCAGCGGTGGAAGCTCTGTTCGGGGGTAGCAATGGAACTCCCCTGCAccggaatttccacttgcggaattccgcctcaaattaaagcctatagacttctatgggattctgcactctcaatttggctaggttcacactgtggaatttctgggcagaatttctgctggagatcaaaCCGGCAGCACTTGGaccgcgcggactgcattgccgttcccatagatgtcaatgcatttctgagcagatctcccaaaagatccacccagaaatgtattgccgtctatggggatggcaatgcagtccgtgcggtcttagtgccgccggctaaatctctggcagaaattctgcccagagattctgtagtgtgaacctagccttacacttcTGAATTTGCGCTtgaggaattccgcaagcggaaattcagaagtgtgaaaggGCATGCTGAATCCCAAAGACGTctgtgggctttaatttgagacggaattccgcaagtggaaattcagaagtgtgaatagacccttaggttaagttcacactgtggaatttctgggcagaatttctgccgaaattcgagccggcggcactaggactgcgcaaactacattgccgtccccatagatccacccagaaatgcattgcagtctatgggggcagcaatgcagtctgctcggtcctagtgccgccggctcgatctctggcagaaattctgaccggaaattctgcagtgtgaacctagccttagggtgccGTTTCTGACGCGTGTGGTCAGCTGCTCGTGTGGTTTCACCCTATGGGTGATgccatatatatttatagtgttttttccccgttttttttacagcttttttGTGTGTCCTGATGTTAGTTGGATGTCAACAGGGAAATATAAAATGCTCCACCTGCAATTCTTTTTGGAGACTTCTTTCTCATTTGTGTGGTTTTGGGGCCAGTggcatttttaacccaatttgtgGCAATTTATTACTTCATCGGGTAACAAAATGCGCAAAATCTGCGGCAAAATACACAGAATATTATCCACGTGTAAATGTATTCTTAGGCTGAAAACAGATGCAGCATTTTTGGAAAGAATCATATTCACCACATGGTATTTTTTCTTGGGCCAAAGACTCTGCAGCCTGGAGgtcaatagggaaatataaaACATCAgatccacatggtgtttttttgggggagttATTTCACCCTTTAGTGGCGTTAATACACAGCACACTCTGGGTAcagcaatttttttaaagaaattgttgtgtttttcctTCTGTAGACTTCTATAGGTGGGAAAAAAGCGATGTGCAAACGTATGCTAGTGTTAGGTAACACTTGTGGCGCATTCCTTCACATACAGGTCATCTCTACTTCTTCCCTAAAGCAGCACAATAATAACACCTGGAGCAGCACAGGGTAACCCAACACTTTCAGCTCATCTTTCTCCCCTTGCACATCTTTCCCCTTAACTTGTAGCATACACTTCTCCCTCTGGCAGCACATCTTACCCCTTCACTTGCAGGATGCCTTCCACCTCTGGCATCACAGCTAATCACATCTGGTAGCACTAGTACATGTAAGCTTTCACATACAGGCCATCTTTTTACTTCTGGCCGCACAACTCTCCTACAGCAGCACAATACTGGGCACCCCTAACCTGATCTTCTCTCTTGTAGCACATCTCCTCCTCTGGTGCTGCAGCACATCTACTCCTCTGGGGCTGCAGCACATCTACTCTTCTGGAAGCACATCTCCTCCTCTGGCAGCACATCTCCTCCTCTGGCAGCACATCTCCTTCTCTGGGGCTGCAGCACATCTCCTCTTCTGGCAGCACATCTCCTCCTCTGGAAGCACATCTCCTCCTCTGGGGCTGCAGCACATCTCCTCTTCTGGTAGCACATCTCCTCTTCTGGGGCTGCAGCACATCTCCTCCTCTGGCAGCACATCTCCTCTTCTGGCAGCACATCTCCTCCTCTGGAAGCACATCTCCTCCTCTGGGGCTGCAGCACATCTCCTCTTCTGGTAGCACATTTCCTCCTCTGGAAGCACATCTCCTCCTCTGGGGCTGCAGCACATCTCCTCCTCTGGCAGCACATCTCCTCTTCTGGCAGCACATCTCCTCCTCTGGGGCTGCAGCACATCTCCTCTTCTGGCAGCACATCTCCTCCTCTGGGGCTGCAGCACATCTCCTCCTCTGGCAGCACATTTCCTCCTCTGGGGCAGCAGCACATCTCCTCCTCTGGCAGCACATCTCCTCCTCTGGGGCTGCAGCACATCTCCTCCTCTGGGGCTGCAGCACATCTCCTCCTCTTGGGCTGCAGCACATCTCCTCTTCTGGCAGCACATCTCCTCCTCTGGCAGCTCATCTCCTCCTATGGGGCTGCAGCACATCTCCTCCTCTTGGGCTGCAGCACATCTCCTCCTCTTGGGCTGCAGCACATCTCCTCCTCTGGCACTGCAGCACATTCTTCTGCTGAGCAGCTCATCTACCATCCCCCAAACAGCTAAACAACAAATCAGAGCAATGAACTTGGCCGCTGATGTCTCCATTTAATGTTATCCCCGATACAATATATCTAAAGTGGAACATAATCAGGGCCATCCTTGAGAAATCCCTTATCTCCATCATCCCAGAGAACACAATCATTTTGGATCCTTTCATCTTAAAGATTCAAATATTTGTCTTCAGGGAATGTGAGTAGATTGTGTATAGATAGAGGTGAGAATGTCTTTATATAGATAGTGGTGAGAATGTCTTCAGTGCTTTCTTCTAATGTAACGATAGGATCAATAATATAACACCGCCAACATATTCCCTAATactatattcatggagtacaggattagagaaacataaaaaaaaaaaactgcccccctgtcattgtaacgccgagcgctccagatcccgctcctcccccggagcgctcgcggtgttctgctcctgcttgcagcgctccggtcagactcgctgaccgagagcgctgctctgtgtcccctgGCGGGAatgcgatccgcgcggcgggacgtgcctgcccgcgggtcgcatcctgtTCCattcacctgccccatcctcctgctcagtcccggcgcgcgcggtgccgctctctagggcgcgcgctgggcctctcagatttaaagggccagcacaccattaattggtgcctggcccaatcagttccaatcactccctacacatataaacccacttccccttcctgtccttgccggatcttgttgccctagtgccctgagaaagcgtttagtgtgtattcatagcctgtgtatccagaccctttgctgttgcccctgactacgaaccattgccgcctgccttgacctcttgctacgtccgaccttgccttagccttgtccttgtgtaccgcgccagtctcagctgtcagagaagtcgagtcgctatcaggggatacgacctgggagttaccgccgcagcaagtccatcccgccttgcggcgggctctggtgaaaaccagtaacttcttagaaccggtcccccggtaCGGCCCAAGCCATCGCTTCACTGACATAGAGAATCCACTACCTGTatcctccctgcataccagtccggaccctgacagtctgCACCtgttgtatctggtattgcagcccagACACATTCACTTAATGCCACTGGGGCTATTTTCAAGCATATTTTATTATACTCCGTtttacgttgttttttttttttttttataaatatggcTGCTTTTACAGTGTGGGAACATAACCTTAAAGTTgttggggaatttatcattgtatttgcAAGgcttttttgtgtgtatattgcGCAACTTTTTTGCTTCCACACCGCTTAAGTTAAATTTAAAAACGCCTTAGGCAGAATTTCTGTATGGAATTCCTCGGAAGAATTCAGTCGGAAATTCCGCTgaaatttactgcccattgacttcaatgggattttgccgtaaatgtCCGTGGCCGCAATCCTGCCGAGGAAATCCCGCATTCCACaaaatttaaaggagaactctgggatgtacaacttatcccctatcctaggataggggataagtgttagatcgtggggggtccaaccgctggggccccccgcgatctaccGAACGGAgccccggctccctgcatgaaacGAGTGTTTTCGACCACAGCATGAAGCTGCTGCCAACGCGCccactccatgcagttctatgggagagtcggagattgccgtatgcagcgctccggaactcccatagaactgcatggagggggcgcttCAGCTGCCGCTTCTGGCGGTGGTTGAAAATGCTCGTTTCTTGCAGGGAGAAAGGGCTCTgtctgggagatcgcgggggggccacagtcggaccccccacaatctaacacttatcccctatccttaggataggggataaattgtacatcccagagttatccttTAAATAACTGTTTAGAATTTTGCGTAATTTCATGgtgaaatcccattgaagtcagagAATACATAATTCTTCCGGAATTCCGAAAAAACTCCACTGCAAGCTACGCAGAAGGAATTTGGGCGGGAATTGCGGAATTCCAATGTTTGAACGTAGCCTCAGGATGAAGTCAAATGTGCTGATTTATCAAATGCGCCAATGTTACATTGTCGTAGATTTTTGCGCAGTCTCACTCCAGTCCAGATCGCACTTTGCAACTTATGTAGATCTGAGCTGTTCATGAATAGTGTGCGCCATTTTGGTCAATCTGGCGCAGGTATACGTGAGACACAGGCAAGCAGCGGGAAAAGTACCTTGGTTTATACAGACCATGATAAATTCTCCCTTTTATACAGTAATATAcacctgacataaacacacataccagATTGGTGGGGGGTCCAGAATCTGGGTCCCCAATaatgcacccccccccaaaagaGCAATGAAGGAATGGAACAGAAACATGGCCGACACAATTTATATATCATAAAGgtcactttaaagggatactctgctggaaaaaaaaatctattaactgatgccagaaagttaaacagatttctatttaaaaaaaaaagcttaatccttccagtacttatcagctgctgtatactacagagaaagttattttctttttgaatttcttttctgtctgaccacagtgctctctgctgacacctctgtctgtctcaggaactgtccatagtaggagcaaatccccatagcaaacctctcctgctctggacagttcctgagacagacagaggtgtcagcagagagcactgtggtcagacagaaaggaaattcaaaaagtaaagaacttcctgtggagcatacagtagctgataagtcctggaaggattaagatttttaaatttaagtaatttacaaatctgcttccacccgagtacccctttaaggtttcgtACCATAGGTGTCACCTGTAAGGGGATACCACAGGTAAAGTGAGGATAGGACTAGTGATGGGGAGTAATGCATTTTGGAAAGAGTTATTTTTACTGAATACAATAATGAGAAACGTTACATTTCTATACATCCTGTTGGTTTGTGACCAAAGTCAGTCATttacaaccagggtgtctccaactgttgcaaaactacaactcccagcatgctaagcagcaggcatcatggtctgggcagtggatgggagacctacagcaatgctcagagcagtatttcccaaccaggatgcctccagctgttgcaaaactacaactcccagcatgctaagcagcaggtataaTGGTCTGGGCAGTTAATGGGAGACCAACAACAATGCccagatcagtatttcccaaccagagtgcctccagctgttgcaaagctacaacttccagaatgcctggacagcctacggctgtccaggcatgctgggagttgtagttttgcaacagctggtggcaccctggttgggaaattcaGGTCTAATTCTCCGGTAAGCCAGGACTTCCTGCACACTGTGTTCTCTTCCCATCCAAAACTCACTCGACTGGTTTCCTAAATTATACAGTGTTTCCTTCCACCATCACAATCTATCGccatgtcacagtctctacaaCTTGTGAGTCTATTAGTAAATGAAATCTGCTCCAATCATCCAGAATTATTGCCGACTCTGAGACATAGTTCCGAAACCTGCGCCCCGCAACACAGCCATGGGCCAGAGTCCTACAAGAGCATTACAGGTgcaaaaactgcccccccccccccccattatggtcaggttatatatatatatatatatatatatatatatatatatatatatatatatataggaaccaTAACCATCCTTATAGGTACCCACCGTCTATATTTATAAATGCCAAGTATATGTAATCTGCGCTACAAGTCCATCAAAAACTTGAGCTAGTTATATCCCTATGGACTGCCTGCACAAAGTGATGAACATATGCACCCTATTCCTCCCAATAAAGGGAGAACTCTGAATGCACATCATATACCTCCATGCTGTATATCAAGCTGTACACTAAcgtgggagaagagggagagacaCTTGTTATATGTGTACCTCTATTTCTCTAATTTGAATCCCTGATGAGTTGTGCCACAGAATAACgggcgcagcgaaacgcgttgggagtttattatttatttatttattgtgtatATCAATTGGTTCTTCATTATATGTATACTGACTGTTTTGTATGCACCTGACTCACGCGGTGATATCGGGAGGTACTGTATAACAGATATCTGCCTTTAATACGCATCATTCCCCACACCTACCCCTATCccatccttaaagggatactccggtgagaaccttttttcttttaaatcaactggtggcagaaagttaaacagatttgtaaattacttctattaaaaaatcttaatccttcctgtacttattagctg
Protein-coding sequences here:
- the LOC130361085 gene encoding axoneme-associated protein mst101(1)-like, coding for MVDELLSRRMCCSARGGDVLQPKRRRCAAAQEEEMCCSPIGGDELPEEEMCCQKRRCAAAQEEEMCCSPRGGDVLQPQRRRCAARGGDVLLPQRRKCAARGGDVLQPQRRRCAARRGDVLQPQRRRCAARRGDVLPEEEMCCSPRGGDVLPEEEMCYQKRRCAAAPEEEMCFQRRRCAARRGDVLPEEEMCCSPRRGDVLPEEEMCCSPRGGDVLPEEEMCCQKRRCAAAPEKEMCCQRRRCAARGGDVLPEE